One Mycolicibacterium crocinum DNA window includes the following coding sequences:
- a CDS encoding thiamine pyrophosphate-binding protein produces the protein MGVPVYKRILDLFEAEGVNTLFGIPDPNFVHMFTEAEARGWSVVAPHHELSAGFMAEAASRMTGKPGLCIGTLGPGMANIAGAIQCALVENSPVIFLGGQRARVTERRVRRGRIQFVQQEPLFAASVKYSSSIEYADQTDEIIHEAIRKAMSGTPGPTYVEFPSHVILEELDVDAAPPPSAYRLVNQGAGSREVAEAAALIREAKSPVLLVGHGVHTSRTQQEVKELAELMACPVIQTSGGTSFIPGLQDRTFPYLFSPAANEAVEESDLCVALGTELGEPMHYGKTQHWAAGNANRKWVMVEQDPTAIGVNRPVDVALVGDLRGVVPQLVEALRDNPRSPSPNLETLIKADAAELVRVAEEAPSGRTPVHPARYVVEATKAFDELDDGILVRDGGATVIFQWTYSQTKPRDVIWNQNFGHLGTGLPYAVGASVAEGGKRPVMLLTSDSAFLFHIAELETAARLNLPLVCVVGVDHQWGLEVGVYKRTFSQPSPQPGVHWSKDVRMDKIAEGFGCHGEYVEKEEEIGPAIARAYASGKVGVVHVCIDPKANSEEMPKYDRFRTWYAEGTQ, from the coding sequence ATGGGTGTACCGGTTTACAAACGCATTCTCGACCTGTTCGAGGCCGAGGGTGTGAACACACTCTTCGGCATCCCGGACCCAAACTTCGTGCATATGTTCACCGAGGCCGAGGCGCGCGGCTGGTCGGTCGTGGCGCCGCACCATGAGCTCAGCGCAGGCTTCATGGCCGAGGCCGCGTCCCGGATGACGGGCAAGCCCGGCTTGTGCATCGGCACGCTCGGCCCCGGGATGGCGAATATCGCCGGCGCCATCCAGTGCGCACTCGTCGAGAACTCACCGGTCATCTTCCTGGGCGGTCAGCGGGCCCGCGTCACCGAGCGCAGGGTCCGCCGCGGACGCATCCAATTCGTCCAGCAGGAACCACTTTTCGCCGCGTCGGTGAAGTACAGCTCGTCGATCGAGTACGCCGACCAGACCGACGAAATCATTCACGAGGCCATCCGCAAGGCGATGTCGGGCACCCCGGGCCCCACCTATGTCGAATTCCCGTCGCACGTCATCCTCGAAGAGCTCGACGTCGATGCCGCGCCGCCGCCGTCGGCCTACCGGCTGGTGAACCAGGGCGCGGGCAGTCGCGAGGTGGCCGAGGCAGCCGCGCTGATCCGGGAAGCCAAAAGCCCGGTGCTGCTGGTCGGTCACGGTGTGCACACCTCCCGCACCCAGCAGGAGGTCAAGGAACTGGCCGAGCTGATGGCCTGCCCGGTGATCCAGACCTCGGGCGGTACCTCGTTCATCCCCGGGCTGCAGGACCGCACGTTCCCGTACCTGTTCTCCCCGGCCGCCAACGAGGCCGTCGAAGAATCCGACCTGTGCGTTGCCCTCGGGACCGAGCTCGGTGAGCCCATGCACTACGGCAAGACCCAGCACTGGGCCGCGGGCAACGCGAACCGCAAATGGGTGATGGTTGAGCAGGACCCGACCGCGATCGGCGTCAACCGGCCCGTCGACGTGGCGTTGGTCGGCGACCTGCGTGGCGTGGTGCCGCAGCTGGTCGAGGCGCTGCGGGACAACCCACGTTCGCCGTCGCCGAATCTCGAGACGCTGATCAAGGCCGACGCCGCAGAGCTGGTCCGGGTGGCCGAGGAGGCGCCGAGCGGGCGCACCCCGGTGCACCCGGCGCGCTACGTGGTCGAGGCGACCAAGGCCTTCGACGAACTCGACGACGGCATCCTGGTGCGTGACGGCGGTGCGACCGTGATCTTCCAGTGGACCTATTCGCAGACCAAGCCGCGCGATGTGATCTGGAATCAGAACTTCGGCCACCTCGGCACCGGTCTGCCGTACGCCGTGGGCGCTTCTGTCGCCGAGGGGGGCAAGCGCCCGGTCATGCTGCTCACCAGCGACTCGGCATTCCTGTTCCACATCGCCGAGCTGGAGACCGCGGCCCGGCTGAACCTGCCGCTGGTGTGCGTGGTGGGCGTCGACCACCAGTGGGGCCTCGAGGTCGGCGTCTACAAGCGGACCTTCTCCCAGCCGTCGCCGCAACCGGGCGTGCACTGGAGCAAAGACGTCCGGATGGACAAGATCGCCGAGGGCTTCGGCTGCCACGGTGAGTATGTGGAAAAGGAAGAGGAGATCGGCCCGGCGATCGCCCGCGCCTATGCCAGTGGCAAAGTCGGCGTGGTGCACGTGTGCATCGACCCGAAGGCCAACTCCGAGGAGATGCCGAAGTACGACCGTTTCAGGACCTGGTATGCCGAAGGCACCCAATAA
- a CDS encoding acyl-CoA dehydrogenase family protein has protein sequence MVGEFDEFHAELRSVAGDLLAKDRAVEWAALADAGWVGLEVPEQFGGAGATFAEVAVICEEMGRAASSTNFLGSAVLAVGVLNSLAPSDTRDRLLTEVAAGATRVAVAVEPFDFVPDAEGADTVLVVTDDGVTEATVTVAPQPVLDETRRLARVSVEQSSETLAFTDESAVRRLHERAAVAIACDSLGVAEAMLAATVAYVKVRHQFDRAIGSFQAVKHACADMYVKIAVSRQLVDAAVHAVATDGADAKVAAAMAKSYACSTAVDVAGKAMQLHGGIGYTWESGIHVYLKRAALNRSLFGSPAAHRHELAQRYL, from the coding sequence ATGGTGGGCGAGTTCGACGAGTTTCACGCCGAGCTGCGTTCGGTGGCAGGTGATCTGCTCGCGAAGGACAGGGCGGTCGAGTGGGCCGCGCTCGCCGACGCGGGCTGGGTCGGACTGGAAGTGCCCGAGCAGTTCGGTGGCGCCGGCGCGACGTTCGCCGAGGTGGCCGTCATCTGCGAGGAGATGGGCCGAGCGGCCAGCTCCACCAACTTCCTCGGCAGCGCCGTCCTGGCCGTCGGCGTGCTGAACAGTCTGGCGCCCAGCGACACTCGTGACCGGCTGCTCACCGAGGTGGCGGCCGGCGCCACCCGGGTGGCCGTCGCCGTCGAACCGTTCGACTTCGTGCCCGATGCCGAGGGCGCCGACACGGTTCTGGTGGTCACCGATGACGGGGTCACCGAGGCGACGGTGACCGTCGCCCCGCAGCCGGTACTCGACGAAACCCGCAGGCTGGCCCGGGTAAGCGTCGAACAGTCCTCGGAGACCTTGGCATTCACCGACGAGTCCGCCGTGCGCCGACTGCACGAACGCGCCGCTGTCGCGATCGCCTGCGACAGCCTGGGCGTGGCCGAGGCCATGCTCGCCGCGACCGTCGCCTACGTAAAGGTGCGCCACCAATTCGACCGGGCCATCGGCTCCTTCCAGGCGGTCAAACACGCCTGTGCCGACATGTACGTGAAGATCGCGGTGTCGCGGCAACTGGTGGACGCCGCGGTTCACGCCGTAGCCACGGACGGGGCCGACGCGAAAGTTGCTGCGGCAATGGCCAAGTCGTATGCCTGCAGCACTGCTGTCGACGTCGCCGGGAAGGCCATGCAATTGCATGGCGGCATCGGCTACACGTGGGAAAGCGGGATCCACGTCTATCTCAAGCGCGCCGCGCTCAACCGCTCGCTGTTCGGCTCACCGGCCGCGCATCGGCACGAACTCGCTCAACGCTATCTATAA
- a CDS encoding acyl-CoA dehydrogenase family protein: MTNVGEFRDEVRAWCEAHVPTDWRTTQTGASDSEFVAFQKAWFAELHAAGFAVPHWPAQWGGGMPVDRQIVLYSELAAHDAPRLVLAFVGIHHAASTLLVAGTEEQRQRHLPAILDGEIWVQGFSEPEAGSDLASLRTTARRVNDTYVVNGQKIWASGGLHADWCLLLARTDPDAPKRRGISYFLLDMTSPGIEVRPIRNAVGESHFCEIFLDDVVIPAANLIGAENEGWQVAQATLGAERGMTMLELAERLGNAGFRWLVQSCQPIEDALVADRLAQFEIEIAGLRGLCRDLVLSHDTGGVGAEDASVVKLFYSELLQRMTDFGAEIGGLAAHTTLTKPASSGWESGSWMLDFIGSWEWTIPGGASEIQRTIIAERGLGLPREPSVT; the protein is encoded by the coding sequence ATGACGAACGTGGGGGAGTTCCGGGACGAAGTCCGGGCGTGGTGCGAGGCTCACGTGCCCACCGACTGGCGAACCACCCAAACCGGGGCGTCTGACAGCGAATTCGTCGCGTTCCAGAAGGCCTGGTTCGCCGAACTGCACGCGGCCGGCTTCGCGGTGCCGCACTGGCCGGCGCAGTGGGGTGGCGGCATGCCGGTCGATCGGCAGATCGTGCTGTACTCCGAACTCGCCGCGCACGACGCCCCGCGACTGGTCCTGGCTTTTGTCGGCATTCATCACGCCGCATCCACCCTGTTGGTGGCGGGCACCGAGGAACAGCGTCAACGTCACCTGCCGGCGATCCTGGATGGCGAGATCTGGGTGCAGGGGTTCTCCGAACCCGAAGCCGGATCCGATCTGGCGAGCCTTCGTACCACGGCCCGGCGGGTGAACGACACCTATGTGGTGAACGGTCAAAAGATCTGGGCCAGTGGGGGATTGCACGCCGACTGGTGTCTGCTACTGGCCCGGACCGATCCCGACGCCCCGAAGCGGCGGGGGATCTCGTATTTCCTGCTGGACATGACTTCACCGGGGATCGAGGTGCGGCCGATCCGCAATGCGGTCGGCGAATCGCACTTCTGCGAGATCTTCCTCGACGATGTGGTGATTCCGGCGGCCAACCTCATCGGTGCGGAGAACGAAGGCTGGCAGGTCGCCCAGGCCACCTTGGGCGCCGAACGCGGGATGACGATGCTGGAGCTGGCCGAGCGCCTGGGCAATGCGGGCTTCCGCTGGTTGGTGCAGTCCTGTCAGCCGATCGAGGATGCACTGGTCGCCGATCGTCTGGCGCAGTTCGAGATCGAGATCGCCGGGCTGCGCGGGTTGTGCCGCGACCTCGTGCTCAGCCACGACACCGGCGGTGTCGGAGCGGAGGACGCGTCGGTGGTGAAGTTGTTCTACAGCGAACTGCTGCAGCGCATGACCGATTTCGGGGCCGAGATCGGCGGCCTTGCCGCTCACACCACGCTCACCAAGCCGGCCTCCAGCGGCTGGGAGTCGGGCTCGTGGATGCTGGACTTCATCGGCTCCTGGGAGTGGACGATTCCGGGCGGAGCCAGCGAGATCCAGCGCACGATCATCGCCGAACGCGGGCTGGGATTGCCGCGCGAACCGAGTGTGACTTGA
- a CDS encoding Gfo/Idh/MocA family protein — protein sequence MRVVVIGTGFGKHAAAPVYESLGADVEVVSPRDDSAVQAALASGVDLVSVHSPPFMHLDHVNAAIDRGLAVLCDKPFGRNAAEAEAMRDRARDAGVLHFLNFEFRFTEAWAKLKQLVDDGMIGAPAHLNWTFYGSGMRGRPYGWINDRERGGGWIGAYGSHLIDFTRWLFNSEVADCGGVTRIDGSPPESTAEDAYSAWFRMANGCTATHDTAFAGAVPLAPRATLLGSAGSIELTADTTLVVYRPKQDPQTFEFPPAPRRSPPPALSSFLGMVVEAVRTATQIAPSFDDGVAVAHAMDRLRANS from the coding sequence ATGAGGGTGGTGGTGATCGGCACCGGTTTCGGCAAGCATGCCGCTGCGCCGGTGTATGAGAGTCTCGGCGCGGACGTCGAGGTGGTCAGCCCGCGTGACGATTCCGCGGTGCAGGCCGCTCTGGCGTCCGGGGTCGACCTGGTGTCCGTCCACTCGCCGCCGTTCATGCACCTCGACCATGTGAACGCCGCAATCGACCGCGGGCTGGCCGTGCTGTGTGACAAACCGTTCGGCCGCAACGCAGCCGAAGCCGAGGCGATGCGTGACCGCGCCCGCGATGCCGGCGTGCTGCACTTCCTGAACTTCGAGTTCCGCTTCACCGAGGCGTGGGCGAAACTCAAGCAGCTGGTCGACGACGGAATGATCGGCGCGCCAGCGCATTTGAACTGGACGTTCTATGGCAGCGGAATGCGTGGGCGCCCGTACGGCTGGATCAACGACCGGGAGCGTGGTGGCGGTTGGATCGGCGCCTACGGCTCGCACCTCATCGACTTCACGCGGTGGTTGTTCAACAGTGAGGTGGCCGACTGCGGGGGTGTCACGCGTATCGACGGGTCGCCGCCGGAGTCGACCGCCGAGGACGCCTACTCAGCATGGTTCCGGATGGCCAACGGCTGCACCGCCACCCACGACACCGCCTTCGCCGGGGCGGTTCCCCTCGCACCGCGCGCCACGCTGCTCGGCAGCGCCGGCTCCATCGAGCTGACGGCCGACACGACCCTGGTTGTGTATCGGCCCAAACAGGATCCGCAGACGTTCGAGTTTCCGCCCGCGCCACGGCGGTCACCGCCTCCCGCGTTGTCGTCGTTCCTCGGCATGGTTGTCGAGGCGGTACGGACCGCCACACAGATCGCTCCATCGTTCGACGACGGTGTGGCGGTAGCCCATGCCATGGACCGGCTACGGGCCAACTCATGA
- a CDS encoding acyl-CoA dehydrogenase family protein: MVLDLSEDAREFGRQALRALEAAGGDQLVQQAEAKPDIRESLVGPVLAGLGAWELDPRTDVDGLEAAAALCRSAGYWAAPYPVAERLAAPTDLDVDGLVVVADTRPSAALAGLDSRWAAVTLAGVRTHVAGRGATGSAFVTELQLAGIDENGAGDVALALTLPCWTLLGMLDRAIELTVAHVSLRKQFGQTLSAFQSVQFQLTDAEVERSGLDILAKYTLWSIGNGSADALTDALALRMAALEAAEIVFRVCHQLHGAVGFCDETTLSWLSRYSQPLRRLPLGLSATRDLLARRAGGTGLRGLFA, encoded by the coding sequence ATGGTGCTGGACCTCAGCGAGGACGCCAGAGAGTTTGGGCGCCAGGCACTTCGGGCGCTGGAGGCCGCGGGCGGTGACCAGCTCGTGCAGCAGGCCGAGGCCAAACCGGACATTCGAGAATCGCTCGTCGGGCCGGTCCTCGCCGGCCTCGGTGCGTGGGAGCTCGACCCACGAACCGACGTCGACGGACTGGAAGCCGCGGCGGCTCTGTGCCGCAGCGCAGGCTACTGGGCGGCACCCTACCCGGTGGCCGAGCGCCTGGCCGCCCCGACCGACCTCGACGTCGACGGCCTCGTGGTTGTCGCGGACACCAGGCCGTCGGCGGCCCTGGCCGGACTCGACTCCCGCTGGGCCGCTGTGACATTGGCTGGTGTACGCACCCACGTCGCCGGTCGCGGCGCGACCGGGTCGGCCTTCGTCACTGAACTGCAGCTGGCGGGGATCGATGAGAACGGGGCGGGAGACGTCGCCCTGGCGCTGACGCTGCCATGTTGGACGCTGCTGGGCATGCTGGATCGCGCAATCGAGTTGACCGTTGCGCATGTGAGCCTACGTAAACAGTTCGGTCAGACGCTGTCGGCGTTCCAGAGCGTGCAGTTCCAACTCACCGATGCCGAAGTCGAGCGCAGTGGGTTGGACATTCTCGCCAAGTACACGCTGTGGAGCATCGGTAACGGCAGCGCCGATGCGCTCACCGACGCTCTCGCCCTGCGCATGGCGGCTCTCGAAGCCGCCGAGATCGTGTTTCGGGTATGCCATCAGCTGCACGGTGCGGTCGGGTTCTGTGACGAGACGACGCTGTCGTGGCTCTCGCGCTACAGCCAGCCGCTACGGCGGCTGCCGTTGGGCCTGTCCGCCACGCGAGATCTGCTGGCGCGCAGAGCCGGCGGGACCGGGCTGAGAGGACTGTTCGCATGA